Proteins encoded in a region of the Zunongwangia endophytica genome:
- a CDS encoding succinate dehydrogenase/fumarate reductase iron-sulfur subunit, producing the protein MKLNLKIWRQESAKAKGGMVDYQVDGIDGDMSFLEMLDILNEQLVEKGEDTVQFDHDCREGICGSCSLQIDGEPHGPDKLIATCQLHMRKFKDGDTIVIEPFRAKAFPVVKDLIVDRSAFDRIQQAWGYVSVNTSGNTIDANSIPVEKSKADDSFNAATCIGCGACVAACKNASAMLFTSAKVSQYALLPQGRIEATERVMAMVRQMDEEGFGACSNTGACEIECPKGISLENIARMNREYLSASTKG; encoded by the coding sequence ATGAAACTTAATTTAAAAATATGGCGTCAGGAAAGCGCTAAGGCTAAAGGTGGAATGGTAGATTACCAGGTTGATGGGATAGACGGTGATATGTCTTTTCTAGAAATGCTGGATATACTTAACGAACAGCTGGTTGAAAAAGGAGAGGATACTGTACAATTTGATCACGATTGTCGTGAAGGAATTTGCGGATCTTGTTCTTTACAAATTGATGGCGAGCCACACGGCCCAGATAAACTTATCGCAACCTGCCAGTTGCACATGAGAAAGTTTAAAGATGGCGATACTATAGTTATCGAGCCATTTAGAGCAAAAGCTTTCCCGGTAGTAAAAGATTTAATCGTAGACCGTTCAGCTTTTGATAGAATTCAACAAGCTTGGGGTTACGTATCTGTAAATACATCAGGAAATACGATAGATGCAAACTCTATACCGGTAGAAAAGTCAAAAGCAGATGATTCTTTTAATGCAGCAACCTGTATTGGGTGTGGAGCTTGTGTAGCAGCATGTAAAAATGCGAGTGCTATGTTATTCACTTCTGCTAAAGTATCTCAGTACGCTTTACTACCACAAGGTAGAATAGAAGCAACAGAGCGTGTTATGGCGATGGTAAGACAAATGGACGAGGAAGGTTTTGGAGCATGTAGTAATACAGGAGCCTGTGAGATCGAATGTCCTAAAGGAATTTCTTTAGAGAATATCGCTCGTATGAACCGTGAATACTTATCTGCTAGTACAAAAGGATAA
- a CDS encoding fumarate reductase/succinate dehydrogenase flavoprotein subunit — translation MSILESKIPEGPLKDKWTKHKNDINLVNPANKRNIDVIVVGTGLAGGAAAATLAELGYNVKTFCYQDSPRRAHSIAAQGGINASKNYQGDGDSDYRLFYDTVKGGDYRSREANVYRLAEVSGNIIDQCVAQGVPFAREYGGYLDNRSFGGVLVSRTFYAKGQTGQQLLLGAYSAMNRQINRGKITPFNRHEMMDLVLVDGKARGIIARDMVTGKIERHSGHAVVLASGGYGNVFFLSTNAMGSNVMAAWRAHRRGAYFANPCYTQIHPTCIPVTGDHQSKLTLMSESLRNDGRIWVPKKKEDADAIRDGKKKPTDLAEEDRDYYLERRYPSFGNLVPRDVASRAAKERCDAGFGVNKTGQAVYLDFASAIKRYGKEKAFTSGHKNPSDEEVIRLGTEVVESKYGNLFDMYEKITDQNPYKTPMMIYPAVHYTMGGLWVDYNLQTTIPGCFAAGEANFSDHGANRLGASALMQGLADGYFVLPYTIGHSLSEDIRTGKIPTDSPEFDAAEKDVTDRINKLMNAGGKHSVDSYHKKLGKIMWEKCGMARNAKGLQEAIDEIKALREDFWKNVKVTGPTESKNAELEKAGRVADFLELGELFAKDALHREESCGGHFREEYQTEEGEALRDDENFRYVAAWEHTGLPSEAVLHKEQLIFDNIELKTRSYK, via the coding sequence ATGTCAATTTTAGAATCAAAGATACCTGAAGGGCCACTTAAAGATAAGTGGACTAAACATAAAAATGATATTAACCTGGTAAATCCAGCCAATAAGCGAAACATTGATGTTATTGTTGTTGGTACAGGACTTGCCGGCGGTGCTGCAGCAGCAACGCTTGCCGAGTTAGGTTATAACGTAAAGACATTTTGTTACCAGGATTCTCCCAGACGTGCGCACTCTATTGCGGCTCAGGGAGGTATAAACGCATCAAAAAATTATCAGGGAGATGGTGATTCTGATTACCGTCTTTTTTATGATACTGTAAAAGGAGGAGATTATCGTTCCAGAGAGGCAAACGTTTACCGTCTTGCTGAGGTTTCAGGAAATATAATCGACCAGTGTGTTGCACAAGGTGTTCCGTTTGCGAGAGAATACGGAGGATACTTAGATAACCGTTCTTTTGGAGGGGTTTTAGTTTCCAGAACATTCTACGCTAAAGGACAAACAGGGCAGCAGTTATTGTTAGGAGCTTATTCTGCAATGAACCGCCAGATTAACCGTGGGAAGATCACACCATTTAACCGTCACGAAATGATGGATTTGGTGCTTGTAGACGGTAAAGCTCGTGGGATTATTGCCAGAGATATGGTAACAGGAAAAATTGAAAGACATTCTGGTCATGCTGTTGTTTTAGCTTCAGGAGGATACGGTAATGTATTTTTCCTTTCTACCAATGCGATGGGAAGTAATGTGATGGCTGCATGGCGAGCGCACCGTAGAGGAGCTTATTTTGCTAATCCATGTTATACACAAATTCACCCAACTTGTATACCTGTAACCGGAGATCATCAGTCTAAATTAACGTTGATGTCGGAATCACTTCGTAATGATGGTCGTATTTGGGTGCCAAAGAAAAAAGAAGATGCTGATGCTATTCGAGATGGAAAGAAAAAGCCTACAGATTTAGCTGAAGAAGATAGAGATTACTATTTAGAAAGAAGATATCCTTCTTTCGGAAACTTAGTACCACGTGATGTTGCTTCTAGAGCTGCTAAAGAAAGATGTGATGCCGGTTTTGGAGTGAACAAAACAGGACAGGCAGTTTATCTGGATTTTGCTAGTGCAATTAAACGCTACGGAAAAGAAAAAGCATTTACATCTGGACATAAAAATCCATCTGATGAAGAAGTTATTCGCTTAGGTACTGAAGTGGTAGAATCTAAATACGGGAACCTTTTTGATATGTACGAAAAGATTACCGATCAAAATCCATATAAAACACCAATGATGATTTACCCTGCGGTACATTATACAATGGGTGGACTATGGGTAGATTACAATTTACAAACAACAATACCAGGTTGTTTTGCTGCAGGAGAAGCTAACTTCTCTGATCATGGTGCAAACAGACTTGGAGCTTCTGCTCTAATGCAAGGTTTAGCCGATGGTTATTTTGTGTTACCATATACTATCGGTCATTCACTTTCAGAAGATATTAGAACCGGAAAAATTCCAACAGATTCTCCAGAATTTGATGCTGCTGAAAAAGATGTAACAGATCGAATCAATAAATTGATGAATGCTGGCGGCAAACATTCTGTGGATTCTTACCATAAGAAACTTGGTAAGATTATGTGGGAGAAATGTGGTATGGCTCGTAATGCGAAAGGATTACAAGAAGCAATTGATGAGATTAAAGCCTTACGCGAAGATTTCTGGAAGAACGTAAAAGTTACCGGTCCTACCGAATCTAAAAATGCTGAGCTTGAGAAAGCAGGGCGTGTTGCAGATTTCTTAGAACTTGGTGAGCTTTTTGCTAAAGATGCACTGCATAGAGAAGAATCTTGTGGAGGTCACTTTAGAGAAGAATATCAAACAGAAGAAGGAGAAGCTTTAAGAGATGATGAAAACTTTAGGTATGTAGCCGCTTGGGAACATACCGGTTTACCTAGTGAAGCCGTTCTACATAAAGAACAGCTAATCTTTGATAATATTGAATTAAAAACCAGAAGTTATAAATAG
- a CDS encoding succinate dehydrogenase cytochrome b subunit: protein MGGFLKSSIAKKVAMALSGLFLVLFLLQHFTINLTSVISKDLFNELSHFMGTNFVVQAFLQPVLIFGVVFHFVMGIVLELRNRGARDVKYVKYKGQENSSWMSRNMIYTGLVVLAFLGLHFYDFWVPELVHKYVESHPSDASRYYGELVAKFQDPIRVGFYCLSFVFLSLHLLHGFSSSFQSVGWRNKYAKGLRGVTVAYAIIIPLGFIFIALFHYINNL, encoded by the coding sequence ATGGGTGGATTTTTAAAATCATCTATCGCAAAGAAAGTTGCGATGGCCTTGTCGGGACTGTTCTTGGTCTTATTCTTACTTCAACATTTTACTATAAACCTTACTTCGGTAATTAGTAAAGATCTGTTTAACGAGCTTTCCCATTTTATGGGAACCAATTTTGTAGTTCAGGCATTTTTACAGCCCGTTCTAATTTTTGGTGTAGTCTTCCATTTTGTAATGGGGATTGTTCTAGAACTTAGAAATCGCGGTGCAAGAGATGTAAAGTATGTAAAATATAAGGGTCAGGAAAATTCTAGCTGGATGTCTAGAAATATGATTTATACCGGGCTTGTAGTATTAGCATTTTTAGGACTTCACTTTTATGACTTCTGGGTACCAGAATTAGTGCATAAATATGTAGAATCTCATCCATCAGATGCTTCAAGATATTATGGTGAGTTAGTTGCTAAATTTCAGGATCCAATACGTGTAGGTTTTTATTGCCTGTCTTTTGTTTTCTTAAGTTTGCACCTTCTTCACGGTTTTTCTTCGTCTTTCCAATCTGTGGGATGGAGAAATAAATATGCTAAAGGGCTAAGAGGCGTTACAGTGGCCTATGCTATAATTATCCCATTAGGATTTATTTTTATAGCGCTGTTTCACTATATCAATAACCTTTAA
- the asnB gene encoding asparagine synthase B, with the protein MCGIVCAFDLKEKSEDLRPQLLEMAKCLRHRGPDWSGIYSDDKAILAHERLAIVDPISGGQPLLSEDKQLILAANGEIYNHKQLRSQFPNYKFQTESDCEVILALYKEKGDTFLDELNGIFGFAIYDAENDEYFIARDHMGVIPLYIGWDHNGTFYVASELKALEGKCTKIELFPPGHYLSSKKEGFQRWYQRDWMEYDAVKDNETSIEDLKEALEQAVHRQLMSDVPYGVLLSGGLDSSITSAVAKKYSEKRIESGDKDAAWWPRLHSFAIGLEGSPDLAAAKKVADHLDTVHHEIKFTIQEGLDAIKDVIYHIETYDVTTIRASTPMYLMARTIKSLGIKMVLSGEGSDELFGGYLYFHKAPNDKEFHEETVRKLDKLHQYDCLRANKSLCAWGIEGRVPFLDKEFMDVAMRLNPKDKMITGERIEKWVLRKAFEDYLPESVAWRQKEQFSDGVGYSWIDTLKELVESEVSDEQLKNAHFKFPIQPPTSKEEYYYRSIFTDHFPSDAAALSVPSVPSVACSTPTALEWDESFKNMNDPSGRAVANVHSDAYKKDLIEG; encoded by the coding sequence GTGTGTGGAATTGTTTGTGCGTTCGATTTAAAAGAGAAGTCTGAAGATTTAAGACCTCAATTATTAGAAATGGCTAAATGTCTTAGACACCGTGGCCCAGACTGGAGTGGAATTTATAGTGACGATAAAGCTATTTTGGCGCATGAGCGCTTAGCTATTGTAGATCCAATCTCTGGTGGACAACCTTTATTATCTGAAGATAAGCAGCTAATACTTGCTGCAAATGGAGAAATATATAATCATAAGCAATTAAGAAGTCAGTTTCCTAATTATAAATTTCAAACTGAATCTGATTGTGAAGTAATTCTTGCACTTTACAAAGAAAAAGGAGATACCTTTTTGGATGAATTAAACGGAATTTTTGGCTTTGCTATTTATGACGCTGAAAACGACGAGTATTTTATTGCTCGTGACCACATGGGGGTGATACCTTTATATATAGGATGGGACCACAACGGGACTTTTTATGTTGCTTCTGAACTTAAAGCTTTAGAAGGAAAATGTACTAAAATTGAATTATTTCCTCCGGGTCACTATTTATCTAGCAAAAAAGAAGGATTCCAAAGATGGTACCAACGTGACTGGATGGAATATGATGCAGTAAAAGATAACGAAACAAGTATCGAGGATTTAAAAGAAGCATTAGAGCAAGCGGTACACCGTCAATTAATGAGTGATGTTCCTTATGGTGTTTTACTTTCAGGTGGTTTGGATTCTTCTATTACTTCAGCAGTAGCGAAAAAGTATTCAGAAAAAAGAATTGAGAGTGGAGATAAAGATGCGGCATGGTGGCCAAGATTGCACTCTTTTGCTATCGGATTAGAAGGTTCTCCAGATCTTGCGGCAGCGAAGAAAGTAGCCGATCATTTAGATACCGTGCATCATGAGATTAAATTTACGATTCAGGAAGGTTTAGATGCCATAAAAGATGTGATCTATCATATAGAAACTTACGATGTAACGACAATTAGAGCATCCACTCCTATGTATTTAATGGCGAGAACTATTAAATCTTTAGGAATTAAAATGGTGCTTTCTGGTGAAGGTTCAGATGAATTATTTGGTGGGTATTTATACTTTCATAAAGCGCCGAACGATAAAGAGTTTCACGAAGAAACCGTTCGTAAGCTGGATAAGCTTCATCAATATGACTGTTTAAGAGCTAATAAATCGCTTTGTGCATGGGGAATTGAAGGTCGAGTTCCATTCTTAGATAAGGAATTTATGGACGTTGCAATGCGATTAAACCCAAAAGATAAAATGATAACCGGGGAGCGTATCGAAAAATGGGTGTTAAGAAAAGCTTTTGAAGATTATCTTCCAGAAAGTGTAGCCTGGAGACAAAAAGAACAATTCTCTGATGGTGTGGGTTATAGTTGGATTGATACTCTAAAAGAATTAGTAGAATCTGAAGTTAGCGATGAGCAACTTAAAAATGCACATTTCAAATTTCCAATTCAGCCGCCAACAAGCAAGGAGGAATATTATTATAGATCTATTTTTACAGATCATTTCCCTAGTGATGCAGCAGCGTTGTCTGTGCCATCAGTTCCTTCTGTAGCTTGTAGTACACCAACTGCATTAGAATGGGATGAATCTTTTAAGAATATGAACGATCCTTCAGGAAGAGCAGTGGCAAATGTTCATTCCGATGCTTATAAAAAAGATTTGATAGAAGGATAA
- a CDS encoding SDR family NAD(P)-dependent oxidoreductase: MSDFQNKTAIITGGSGSIGYTTALELAEAGANILLVDIDEEALKEKESAAKKENLNISYVVADVSKPRDVKNYVDTCIERYGKIDYFFDNAGIEGKVAPLQDYPDDIFDKVMEVNVKGTYLGMKHVIPKIEDGGSIVITSSVAGLQGSPKMVPYITSKHAVIGIMRTAALELGDRNINVNCVNPGSVDNRMMRSLEDGVNPGHGDDVKKAYESTIPLGRYATPEDISHMVCFLFSDKASYANGQTFVVDGGMKA; the protein is encoded by the coding sequence ATGAGTGATTTTCAAAATAAAACAGCAATTATAACTGGTGGATCTGGAAGTATAGGATACACTACCGCACTAGAACTCGCCGAAGCAGGTGCGAATATACTATTGGTTGATATCGACGAAGAAGCTTTAAAAGAAAAAGAATCAGCCGCAAAAAAAGAGAATTTGAATATTTCTTACGTAGTTGCCGATGTAAGTAAGCCACGAGATGTAAAAAACTATGTGGATACGTGTATTGAGCGCTACGGAAAAATTGATTATTTCTTTGATAATGCTGGTATTGAAGGTAAGGTAGCGCCGCTACAAGATTATCCAGATGATATTTTCGACAAGGTAATGGAAGTAAACGTAAAAGGTACTTACCTAGGGATGAAACATGTAATCCCAAAGATTGAAGATGGCGGGAGCATAGTAATCACCTCCTCTGTAGCAGGATTACAAGGCTCTCCTAAAATGGTGCCTTATATTACTTCTAAACATGCCGTTATAGGAATTATGCGTACTGCGGCACTCGAGCTAGGAGATAGAAATATTAATGTAAACTGTGTAAATCCAGGTTCTGTAGATAATAGAATGATGCGATCTTTGGAAGATGGTGTGAATCCAGGCCACGGAGATGATGTGAAAAAAGCCTACGAATCTACTATTCCTTTAGGACGATACGCTACTCCAGAAGACATCTCACATATGGTTTGTTTTCTATTTTCTGATAAAGCCTCGTATGCAAATGGACAAACATTTGTAGTTGATGGCGGAATGAAAGCCTAA
- a CDS encoding aminopeptidase P family protein, with the protein MKYDQIDRKLFIKNRKNFMERMIPGGLAVFNANDVFPIGADSTLPFQQNRDLFYLSGVDQEEAILVLFPEAPKPEHREILFLTETNPHIAVWEGEKLTKEKAYEVSGIKTVYWLQDFEKIFFEVMAQAETIYLNKNEHYRVQGSIKTETRDDRFIKWCKENYPAHRVAKSNPILQRLRSVKDPIELDLMQKACNITEKAFRRALKFTKPGVWEYEIEAEYYHEMIRNRSRGFAYTPIIASGNNANVLHYTENNQQCNAGDLILLDTGAEYANYSSDMTRSIPVSGKFTDRQKQIYNTVNRVKTESTKWLVPGTMWDEFHKEVGKLMTSELLDLGLLDKADVQNEDPKWPSYKKYFMHGTAHNIGLDTHDYGILTEPMKANQVFTVEPGIYLPDEGFGIRLEDDVVIQEKGEPFNLMRNIPIEADEIEEIMNS; encoded by the coding sequence ATGAAATACGATCAAATAGACCGGAAACTTTTTATCAAAAACAGAAAAAACTTCATGGAAAGAATGATTCCTGGAGGATTAGCTGTTTTTAATGCCAATGACGTTTTTCCAATTGGTGCAGACAGTACATTGCCATTTCAGCAAAATAGAGATCTTTTTTATTTAAGCGGAGTGGATCAGGAAGAAGCAATCCTTGTGTTGTTTCCTGAAGCACCAAAACCAGAGCACCGTGAAATTCTTTTTTTAACCGAAACGAATCCGCACATCGCAGTTTGGGAAGGTGAAAAACTAACTAAGGAAAAAGCTTACGAAGTAAGCGGGATCAAAACGGTATACTGGCTTCAGGATTTCGAAAAGATATTTTTTGAAGTCATGGCACAGGCAGAAACGATCTACTTAAATAAAAACGAGCACTATCGCGTACAAGGATCTATAAAAACCGAAACTCGTGATGATCGTTTTATTAAATGGTGTAAGGAAAATTATCCGGCGCATAGAGTTGCGAAAAGCAATCCTATTTTACAAAGATTGCGATCTGTTAAAGATCCTATCGAATTAGATTTAATGCAAAAAGCCTGCAATATTACCGAAAAGGCTTTTAGAAGAGCGCTTAAATTTACCAAACCTGGCGTTTGGGAATACGAAATAGAAGCCGAGTACTATCATGAGATGATAAGAAACCGCTCTCGAGGTTTTGCCTACACGCCTATTATTGCCAGCGGAAATAACGCAAACGTGTTACATTACACTGAAAATAATCAGCAATGTAATGCAGGCGATTTAATTTTATTAGACACCGGCGCAGAATATGCAAATTACTCTAGTGATATGACAAGGTCGATTCCTGTTTCAGGAAAATTCACAGATCGCCAAAAGCAAATCTATAACACGGTAAATAGAGTAAAAACTGAATCTACCAAATGGTTGGTACCTGGTACCATGTGGGACGAGTTTCATAAAGAAGTTGGTAAATTAATGACTTCAGAATTATTAGACCTTGGTTTACTTGATAAAGCAGATGTGCAAAATGAAGATCCAAAATGGCCATCTTATAAAAAATATTTTATGCACGGTACCGCTCATAATATTGGTTTAGATACGCATGACTACGGAATTTTAACCGAACCAATGAAAGCGAACCAGGTTTTTACAGTTGAACCCGGAATCTATCTACCAGATGAAGGCTTCGGAATTCGATTGGAAGACGATGTTGTAATTCAGGAAAAAGGAGAGCCATTTAATTTAATGCGCAATATTCCTATTGAAGCAGATGAGATTGAAGAAATTATGAATTCATAA
- a CDS encoding alpha/beta fold hydrolase, which translates to MKIQHKITQIKFNSKGKGNPLVLLHGFLEDNKIWRIYQEILSKSRQVITIDLLGHGESGSIGEVHSMEEMCDAVIAVLDYLEIEKASFGGHSMGGYVIMEILKKYPEKITNISLINSSPAEDTPEKKENRDRVANLAKKNKEAFVSMAISNLLTSDNNKKFKPEIELLKTEAQKMSSENIVAATIGMKERQDSIKAFKQFQGDKFIILGMQDPVLDIDKTIEIATSTNANLIEFPDGHLSFIENKDQLLHFLQSKG; encoded by the coding sequence ATGAAAATACAGCATAAAATTACACAAATTAAGTTTAATTCAAAGGGAAAAGGCAATCCCTTAGTTCTTTTACATGGATTTTTGGAGGATAATAAGATTTGGCGAATTTATCAGGAGATACTTTCTAAAAGTCGACAGGTCATTACAATTGATCTTTTAGGACATGGCGAGTCTGGCAGTATAGGCGAAGTTCATTCCATGGAAGAAATGTGCGACGCCGTCATTGCTGTACTCGATTATTTAGAAATTGAAAAAGCAAGCTTTGGAGGCCATTCTATGGGAGGATATGTGATCATGGAAATCCTGAAAAAATATCCTGAAAAAATCACGAATATTAGTCTTATCAATTCTTCTCCTGCTGAAGATACTCCTGAAAAAAAAGAAAATAGAGACCGGGTAGCTAATTTGGCAAAGAAAAATAAAGAAGCTTTTGTGAGTATGGCTATTTCTAATCTCTTAACTTCTGATAATAACAAGAAATTTAAGCCAGAAATAGAGCTTTTGAAAACTGAAGCTCAGAAAATGTCATCAGAGAATATCGTTGCCGCCACGATAGGCATGAAAGAAAGACAAGATAGCATTAAAGCTTTTAAACAATTTCAAGGAGACAAATTTATCATTTTGGGTATGCAAGATCCAGTGCTAGATATTGACAAAACCATTGAAATTGCTACAAGCACGAATGCAAATCTAATCGAGTTTCCAGACGGTCATTTATCATTTATTGAGAATAAAGACCAATTATTACATTTTTTGCAATCAAAAGGCTAA
- a CDS encoding DUF1660 family phage protein — protein MEDTPNTFFAKVYCKIFGHKLKVTKNVTDHVHEYQCANCGQEMTDTANGFLAPLTKKFKETNNYIAKIHRRRKNRRLRHYAKAS, from the coding sequence ATGGAGGACACCCCTAATACATTTTTCGCTAAAGTATATTGTAAAATTTTTGGTCATAAGCTAAAGGTAACGAAAAACGTTACCGACCATGTACATGAATACCAATGTGCAAATTGTGGACAAGAAATGACAGATACAGCGAATGGATTTCTAGCACCCCTCACTAAGAAATTCAAGGAGACGAACAATTACATAGCAAAAATTCACAGAAGACGAAAAAATCGTCGATTGCGACATTATGCTAAAGCTTCTTAA
- the thiL gene encoding thiamine-phosphate kinase, with translation MFDNSGQTRTSLSELGEFGLIDHLTRHFSPKHTSTVKAIGDDAAVLDFKNKQTLVSTDMLVEGVHFDLAYMPLKHLGYKSVMVNASDIYAMNAKATHITVSVAASNRFPVEALEELYAGIKLAADLYNIDVVGGDTTSSTSGLFISISVFGEAEKEDIVYRSGAKPNDLLVVTGDLGAAYMGLQVLEREKQVFKANPNAQPDLDEYTYLIERQLKPEARKDIPPLLKELGVKPTSMIDISDGLSSEIIHLCKNSKTGVSLYEEKIPLDPAMISVCEEFEIDSTTIALSGGEDYELLFTVSQSDFDKIKGNPNLTVIGHMNDENSGMHLITRANQAIPLVARGWNSMDKDDEENA, from the coding sequence ATGTTTGATAATAGTGGGCAAACCAGAACTAGTTTATCTGAGTTAGGAGAATTTGGACTTATAGATCATCTAACAAGGCATTTTTCGCCTAAACATACCTCTACTGTAAAAGCAATTGGTGATGATGCTGCGGTGCTTGATTTTAAAAATAAACAAACTTTGGTTAGTACAGATATGCTTGTAGAAGGGGTTCATTTTGACCTTGCTTACATGCCGCTAAAGCATTTAGGGTACAAATCTGTGATGGTTAATGCTTCAGATATTTACGCAATGAATGCAAAAGCTACGCATATTACAGTATCTGTCGCTGCATCAAATCGTTTCCCGGTAGAAGCTTTGGAAGAATTATATGCAGGAATAAAATTGGCCGCAGATCTATATAATATCGATGTTGTAGGCGGGGATACCACTTCTTCAACTTCAGGATTATTTATTAGCATCTCCGTTTTTGGTGAAGCAGAAAAAGAAGATATCGTCTACCGTAGTGGTGCAAAGCCAAATGATTTACTAGTGGTCACCGGAGATCTGGGAGCCGCTTATATGGGCTTGCAGGTTCTGGAACGAGAGAAACAAGTGTTTAAAGCAAATCCAAATGCACAACCCGATTTAGATGAGTATACGTATTTAATCGAACGCCAGCTAAAACCGGAAGCTCGTAAAGATATTCCGCCGCTTCTTAAAGAACTTGGAGTTAAGCCAACATCAATGATTGATATTAGTGATGGCTTATCTTCTGAAATAATTCATTTATGCAAAAACTCTAAAACCGGAGTTAGTCTTTATGAAGAGAAAATTCCTTTAGACCCTGCAATGATTTCGGTTTGTGAAGAATTTGAAATAGATAGTACCACCATCGCTTTAAGTGGTGGCGAAGATTATGAATTGTTATTCACAGTTTCGCAATCAGATTTTGATAAGATTAAGGGGAATCCTAATCTTACAGTAATTGGTCACATGAATGATGAAAATTCAGGAATGCACTTAATTACGCGTGCAAACCAAGCCATCCCTTTGGTGGCTAGAGGTTGGAATTCGATGGATAAAGATGATGAGGAGAATGCTTAA
- a CDS encoding HesB/IscA family protein: MIKVSEDAKKKISALMSEEGYDSIQDFVRVGVKSGGCSGLSYELKFDKAKAEDDKLFEDNDVKIVVDKRSVLYLAGTILEYSGGLNGKGFVFNNPNAQRTCGCGESFSL, from the coding sequence ATGATTAAAGTAAGCGAAGACGCAAAAAAAAAGATTTCCGCTTTGATGAGCGAGGAAGGCTACGATAGCATACAGGATTTTGTGCGCGTTGGCGTAAAAAGCGGTGGCTGTTCTGGTTTGTCTTACGAATTGAAGTTTGACAAAGCAAAAGCCGAAGACGATAAACTTTTTGAAGATAACGATGTAAAGATCGTAGTAGATAAACGCAGTGTTTTGTATCTGGCAGGGACTATATTAGAATACTCTGGTGGATTGAATGGTAAAGGATTTGTTTTCAACAATCCTAACGCCCAAAGAACTTGCGGATGTGGAGAAAGTTTTTCGCTATAA
- a CDS encoding four helix bundle protein has translation MATIKQFEDLEIWQKSREVCQIVYSLKQNTNLKNDYKLYNQLNGSSGSIMDNIAEGFERNGNREFIQFLSIAKASCGEARSQIYRAFDRGYLNEDDFEDFKSKVISLSRQINGFIDYLQKSDFKGTKFK, from the coding sequence TTGGCGACGATTAAACAATTTGAAGATTTAGAAATTTGGCAGAAGTCAAGAGAAGTTTGTCAAATTGTTTATAGTTTGAAACAGAATACAAATCTTAAAAATGATTATAAATTATATAATCAGTTAAATGGATCCTCAGGCTCTATAATGGATAATATAGCTGAAGGTTTTGAAAGAAATGGAAATAGAGAATTTATTCAATTTCTTTCGATAGCAAAGGCATCATGTGGAGAGGCAAGATCACAGATATATAGAGCTTTTGATCGCGGATATTTAAATGAAGATGATTTTGAAGATTTTAAGAGCAAAGTTATTTCATTGAGCAGGCAAATAAATGGTTTTATAGATTATTTGCAAAAGAGTGATTTTAAAGGAACGAAATTTAAATAA